The DNA sequence TAAATGATAAAAACCCCTAACGTCTTGAGCTAAAGTCTATGCCCACTTCACACTATCTCTCTGCAAGTAAGCCAAGCCCAATTGAAGAAAGGAACTGCTTTAAGCTCAAAGATCCagaggcccaagacttgaagagctaactagaagctgagaagagtagtatatataggagtagttttgaaagaGAGAGGCTCTTTTTGAAGGAGCTAGGACAGAGAACTACTCTTTGTATTTACTTTTTTTGTACTTCTAGCTTTatcatgtattctccatctttgattttgatttctagagctatgaacaactaaaaccctttcattgggttagggagctctgttgtaatttgatggatcaatactaattttcttattcttcttctatctttccttttgattttacttgaaagctttcgatcttcatccaattggatagttatcttggaaaagaagctattcaaacatggatctcttcggatccttgaaagaggaatgaagagattagctagaaatgctttctcatgctagACCAAATTGAGTGTGGATGGGTATGTGGCTATAACCCTCTAAGCATTTGATTTGGGAagtgcatgtggtataatcagtgaccacacttcatctcttctcatgagcaattgaccaaggaattggctattgatcaagatttgagagattgaattacaagaaattgtgattcaatcacttaagattgccaaggagatcaatgagtgcattgattgaggaagagatgaaaatgaaattgatccggagaatgcaacatctcctaagcccaatgaactccccatttatgatcttacccattctctttattttctgcaatttacttttatgagcaattcccccattcccatttacaattctgctatttactttcagtcatttactttctcgccattttaatttctgcaattatcaactctattcatggattcgctcaactagatcattcctctaattaaagttgcttgatcaatcaatccctgtgggattcgacctcactctattgtgagtttttacttgacgacaaattcggtacacttgccgaatgggaatttgttgagagacaagttttaccccgatcaagtttatggcgccgttgccggggattgattgtgcaTCGACAATGATTACATTAGaggatcactagattgagcatctgtgttttgtttgatttaattttctgtttggTTAATTTGCTTTCCGTCTTAGTTTAATTCTTCCCCTCCCCTGTTTCTGAGTTTTTCTTTGCTATTTACAATTCAgttcactaacccactaactgtttgatatattgCATCATTGACACTAACAAGCTATTCTAACAAGATACTTTCTGCATTGCTTTTCTTGCTTGTAATCtgttggttgtatgacagggagaagaagcggagcttcaacttcctttgattctgaacctgagagaaccttctTAAGATTAAGAAGGGAGGCAAAAGAAAAATGTGTAGTGGGCGCTGAAGAAGAGGAGGAACACTGTGAAGAATACTTTGAAACAACCATGGAAGACCATCGTGAGGAAGAGGTGCACAACCATGGTGGAGGAGGTAGAGCAAATCCTGGTGGAGAAGATAGAAGAGTCTTGGGCTCTTACATCAACCCAAACCCAGGGAATTGaggaagtagcatccaaaaaccAACCATccatgccaacaattttgaactaaagccacagctcatcacccttgttcagaacaatTGCTCGTTCGGAGGAGGTGTCCAAGAAGACCCCAACCAACACTTAAACACCTTCCTGAGAAtatgtgacacagtgaagtccaatggcGTTCAACCAGACGTCTATAGACTGTTGttgttcccattctctctcagagacaagGCAACCAAGTGGTTGGAGTCTTTTCCAAAGGAGAGCTTGACAACTTGGGATGATGTTATGAACAAGTTCTTAGCAAGATTTTACCCCCCTCAACGAGTCAAtcggctgagagctgaggtccaaactttcaggcaacaagatggtgagactctatatgaagcatgggagaggtttaaagacctaacaaggagatgtccatctgatatgttcaatgaatgggtgcagctgcacatcttctatgaaggactgTCATATGAATCTAAGAAGGCCGTAGACCATTCATCCGAAGATtctttgaacaagaagaagaccattgaggaagccatagatgtcattgaaactgtagctgagaatgactacttctatgcttccgaaagagggaacactagaggggtaatggagctgaacaatgtagatgctctgcttgctcaaaacaagctcatcaccaagcagctagctgaCCTCACCAAGAAGATGGAGAGAAGTCAAGTGGCAGCAATCACCACTTCAACTCAAGAGGAAGCATGTGAAGAGGAAGAAGGCACTCAGGAACAAGCCAACTACATTGGGAATTCACCTAGATAcaaccatgatccatactccaagacCTACAACCCtggatggaggaatcacccaaactttgggtgggggaatcaacaagaccaaggccaagatcAGAGACGTCACAACCCCAACAACACAGCTCCCCAACAATTCACATAGAGGACATACCAACAAAACCACAGCAATACATCTCACTCTTCTACCTCTACCCCCAACATACCATCATTTGATGACAGAATCTCAAAGATTGAAACCTTACTTGAAAGCATATGCAAAGACATTCAAGACAATAAGGTGTTCAAAGAGGAGGTGAGAGCCAGTATGAAAAATCGGGGGGAAGCAATCAAGAAGCTGGAATCCCAAGTGGGATATTTGTCTGAGAAGATGCCCAGACCCACTGATAGCTTCCCAAGTGACACGGAGAAGAATCCGAGAGGTGAAGCGaagaaagtaagatgggaagaCTGCAATATGGTCACTACAAATGACAAGGAGACTGAAGACAAGCCAAGCAAGCTGTCAGAACAACCTGAAAATACCTTAGTAGGGAAGGAGAAAAAAGACCAACAAGAACCAGAAATCTCACAACAGGAGCTGCTGAGACTATATGCACCATTTCCTCAACTGCTAAAGGGTGCTGTGGGAAAGAGAATGTACTCAAGGTTCTTAGACTCGTTTGCATCTTTGAATGTGAACATACCATTCATCAAGGTCATTCAGCAAATGCCAGCATTCATCAAGTATATGAAGGAACTACTTCCCAGGAAGAGCTCACTCAAGGGGGCCAGACTATAGTGATGAACAAGGATTGCAGCACCCTCATTCAAACACAATTGCCTGCAAAAAGAAAAGACCTAGGGAGTTTTCATGTCCCTTGTGCTATAGGGGAAACAAATTTTGATAGAGCACTTTGCGATTTGGGAGCAAGCATAAACTTAATACCCCTATCCCTGGTAAAAAGGCTGCAGATCAATGAGATACTACCTACAGATGTAGTCATAAGGCTGGCTGACAAGACTCAAAAGCAAGCAGTAGGAATAGTGGAAAACGTGTTGCTCAATGTTGGAAAATACTTTCTCCCAACAGACTTTGTCATCCTGGACATGGAAGAAAGTCACCTGCACCCAATTATATTGGGGAGACCATTTCTAGCTACTgctagagcactcatagatgtggaGAAAGGAGAGCTAATATTAAGGATCCATGATGAACAACTGAGCTTCAGTGTTTTTGAACTCTCACTGGAAAAAGATGAAGAGGATAAAGAACCGAGCAAAGGGCATCATGAGATACTAAAGGAAGAAGCAAGCACTGAAGCACAACCAGCTCATCCCGAGATTCACTGGGTTGATGGACAAGGCCAGCAGCAAATGCCACAGGTCAAGGAAAAATTGGAGGAACCTAAGCCACCAGAAGTTTGTGAGGACATTAACAAAAGCTCATCAAAGAAGGTGGCCACTAGGAGTAAGAAAACAACACCAGGggcaaagaagaaggtaccAAGGGGGTGGCGGAACAAGAAGATTCCTACGGAAGATTTCTCTCCAGGGGATAAAGTAATCTCAGCCTACTTCACAGATATCCCCCCTAATCTCCCCACTGTACCATCTCAGCTACCTAAGGTCTTCACCGTCAACAGAGTTCTCTCCTTGGAGCATGTAGAGATCATTGATACAACCAATGGATACAAGTCCACTGCCAGAGGAGAAGACTTCAAGCATTACCAACCACCATAATAAGGGGGtaacgtcaagctagtgacgctaaagaagcgcttcatgggaggcaacccatgtttacATGCTTTCAGAAGTAGTGAATAAATCAATATTCATGAATTCCAACCAAAACTTGACGAACACGTGTGAAATTTTTATATGCAGAATATAGTGaagaacaagtttggtgttcaaagcattCTTCTTAAAGCTTTGAACACAACCTTTCATCACAGTGctccaaactaagtttggtgtcaccctATGGTGCCACCAATGTGCATATAAAGATACACAGCTAGTTAGTTAGTTGGAATTCATAAATAAACAATCAAATCTTCCCCCCTTTCATTAATGTTAGCCGTAAGGTTCTTAtgttattttaatatcttttgtTACTTTTCtcattttatctttatagggaaAGAACAGGAGCATTGATGAGGATTGATTAGACAATTTAATGGGGGAGGCTCGGCCACTTCGCGAAGAGAACTTTACACTTGTCCCAACAAGGAAGGCATGGGAaatgttgccatgcaacattgaaagaagaagaatcttgAAGACCGAACCAACATTCCCCATCAAGTGATGATCCTTGTCCTCTCTTCGTATACAACCCCATCCGTCCATCAAGGAAACATTCGTGCAATCCACACCCTTCATGCACTCATGATTTCTCCTATATAAGTGAACCTTAGTGCACGCTCACTCCTTACATTCAAACCCCCACTCTCTACACTTCTGTTGGCATACTAAACCCTTCATCACGCATTGTTTTAACCAACCCACTCTTTATCTATCCGAAGCCTCAACCCACCTCAAAACAACAACTCAAGtcatggcatcatcaagctcAAAGAGGCAAAAGAGAAAGGAACCCATGGAGAGTGTTCCCTTTGACGAGAAGAGATTCAAAACTACCTTTCATGAACGAGAATTCGAGCGGATAAGGGCCAGAAAGATATTGCCAGAATTAATCTTCCAAATCAATGCCAATGAATCACCACAGATTTTGAGGAAAATCGAACAGAGAGGGTGGCAATTGCTCACCAGTCCAGAGGGTAAGATCAATGGCAACCTCATCaaagagttttatgcaaatgtAGTTAGAGAGGAGAAGACTAAAGCCCCAACTTACAAAAGCTATGTGAGAGGAAGGGAGGTCGACTTCAGCCCAAGTGCCATAATAAGACCTCTTCAATTGAAATTCCCTCATTTTGACGAGGAGAGTTATCAGTCAAGGATAAGTAGAAGCCCTGATAAGGATGAGCTCTCAGAGATAGCGTCAGATATCTGTGTGATAGCAGCTGATTGGGAGAGGTACTCAGATGGGAGACCAAAATTCATAAAAAGGGGAGACTTTCATCCTGAGGCCAAGGGGTGGTTCGAGCTTGTAAGAAGGTCCATCCTACCGGCTGCTAATAATTCAGAAGTTAACATCAACCGAGCCACTATGGTGCACTGCTTAGTACTAGGTGGGGAAATCAATGTTCATGAGCTTATTGCCGAAGGGATTCAAGAGTCGGCTGAGAAAGTTGATTCGGGTGCCAGGCTTTGGTACCCCAGCACAATTCTCCGCTTGTGCAACAAGGCTAAGATAGTATTTGAGGACAGCAGTCCAGACTGGGTGAACCCAGGGAAGCCGGTCACACGTGAGCGCATGGTCCACACCTCACTTGCTCAACAACTAAGAAGGCCACATATAGGAAGGCACAGAGCCCAGGAAGAAATTCATCAAGAGGAGTATCATCAGGAAGATTACCAACAAGAAGAGCAACACAACCCAGCCAACCTTAATATGAGTTATATCTTACATGCCATTGAGGATTTGGAGATGAAACATATGGAGGGACAAGAGCAAATACTTGCCATACAGTCCAAATGGATGAAGCAACAAGAAGAGTGGCAGAAACAACACATGGAGCAGCAACAGGAGCAATATTCACAACTCACTCAAGCCCTACACCAAGTAACAGAGAGGCAAGAGCATCAAGACAAACGCCTTCAAGAGCTCAACCAGCGGCAATTAGCTCAGATGAAATCATTTAATGAGTTTAGCGTGCTGAATGAAGGAAGGCAGTTGCATAGAGAGGAATTCAGTGTAAACACTCAAGCCAGATTGAGCTATATGTCTGATAATATGCACCACCTACATTATGCCATTCCCACATATGAGGAGGTCCAAAAAGAGTTTGTTGAACGAGAAGAAGGGAAGGTGAAACAGCAGAAGgaaactctgaagaaaaaaatggaagatGCTGGCTTCTGAAAGAAACTACTTGGAAAAAGCAAAGGGAGTGGGAGCACAAGCACTCAAGAAAAGCACCAAGAGGACAAGCATGGAGGGGAGCATGAGCAACCACATgagtaaaaggtggtggagctcctttcttattttttttttttagtttatattaTCAATAAGGAGGATCTTGTATGAAATAGGACATGCCTCCATATTAGCTAGACAACTTTCAATTATGCATTCTGAATTTTATGATTAAGAAGTCAATGCTTGCTAGCCTTTATGTTACTGCATTCGTATCTTTACTTATTGTATGTTTGTCCTTAGAATCAAATGAAGAGAGaatgtttatgttttgaaagaCCAGAGTAGAGTTCATAATGTGGAAGTACATTCATGAATCTTTGGGGGTAgtcataagttagctaagttggttcaaccaCAAGGTTAGGATGACAACTATCTATCTTGAATGCTTTACTTTTGATATACCCATGAGACTAAGATAACAACAAGATCCTAATAGgagaaaagggaaagaacaatggaagtggaaaacaaaagaaaaagagtaagcaataaggctaggcaccaatggtttacCTTAAgacatgtgtctgtggtgctcctgtgtgggggatctacttggatgaataagctcatTGGGGTGCTTTATCacctggtaacttgggttaactaactcgggattatcagctgaaaatccactatcaagagtaaccctcaccacagagcatttagtaacccaaagaggtgctggacaccaaggtctgaaggaaagaaaataaataaactatatgcatgtggtgtgtatgtatgggggagagacttgagtaagtaagtccttaggggtgcttcaacacctagcaccttgaaccaactggttcggaagtgttggctgaaagcttatcctaaagagttgcccccttacaAAACACTTAGCCTAAATAACACAAACAGCCTTTGAAATaacaataaaaggatcaataaaTAAAGGTCTCATGGGATATAACAAAGTGAGTATTTTAGGAgatgataaaggtctgaaagccagtagtggaatgaacctaagttgctatgcatgaaaccaccataaaatcagTAATATGACTTCCACAAGAATGAATCATTTCTCTGGAGattccattcatcattctcttgttccagtacttgcttagggacaagcaagctttaagtttggtgttgtgatgccagggcattttggccagtttcactgaccttttctttactgtttttaggtaattttatgcattttcttaggaaataagttaGTTTTGGGCAGATATTCACTCagaccttgattcaagcatacattgtgcattttacattatttcatgtggattttgcatgattttaatgaCAAAATTGTATATAACATTactcatgacttggactagaactttgatgcactctattgcttgatttcaagaccaaaggaagcaaggaatgggaggtaacttgcaaagttaaggAGAAAAGTGATTGCTAAAAACACTCTCAAAAGCCATCAATGCCCACGttaaagagtcacgttaactaagttaacgtgaactctaacgtggagaagagaagttgagccaacgttagtgacacttaacattgtcactaacgttggcaattGCTCAcaaatggccacgttagaagccacgttaacctagttaacgtggcctctaacgttaaagggggaagagaagccaacgttagtgacactcaacactgtcgctaacgttggcctaaggtgcaaagagccacgttaactcccacgttaacttggttaacgtgggagctaacgtaagagaTGGAGAgttgtcgacaacgttagtgacactcaacgttgtcactaacgttggagcaaccacacaacccccaagagccacgttaacttccacgttaacttggttaacgtggaagctaacgatgaggaatgaagaatgagccaacgttagtgacactcaacattgtcactaacgttgggatggctaagaatgaccacgttagaagccacgttaacctagttaacgtggactctaacgtgagacctaggggcacacttgaacgttagtgacaatgttgagtgtcactaacgttctcgaaggttggcaaaagccacgttagaagccacgttaacctagttaacgtgagcttTAACGTGAAGCAAGAAGGGGCACacttgaacgttagtgacaatgttgagtgtcactaacgttctcgaaggctAACAAGGCAATGTTAAAAGCCACGTTAACCCAGTTAACGTGGGCTTTAACGTGAGGCAAAGGGGTGCATagcaacgttagtgacaatgttaagtgtcactaacgttctcgaacttgTATTTTCACTAAATGATAAAAACCCCTAACGTCTTGAGCTAAAGTCTATGCCCACTTCACACTATCTCTCTGCAAGTAAGCCAAGCCGAATTGAAGAAAGGAACTGCTTTAAGCTCAAAGATCCagaggcccaagacttgaagagctaactagaagctgagaagagtagtatatataggagtagttttgaaagaGAGAGGCTCTTTTTGAAGGAGCTAGGACAGAGAACTACTCTTTGTATTTACTTTCTTTGTACTTCTAGCTTTatcatgtattctccatctttgattttgatttctagagctatgaacaactaaaaccctttcattgggttagggagctctgttgtaatttgatggatcaatactaattttcttattcttcttctatctttccttttgattttacttgaaagctttcgatcttcatccaattggatagttatcttggaaaagaagctattcaaacatggatctcttcggatccttgaaagaggaatgaagagattagctagaaatgctttctcatgctggaccaaattgagtATGGATGGGTATGTGGCTATAACCCTCTAAGCATTTGATTTGGGAagtgcatgtggtataatcagtgaccac is a window from the Arachis stenosperma cultivar V10309 chromosome 3, arast.V10309.gnm1.PFL2, whole genome shotgun sequence genome containing:
- the LOC130966659 gene encoding uncharacterized protein LOC130966659; this encodes MNKDCSTLIQTQLPAKRKDLGSFHVPCAIGETNFDRALCDLGASINLIPLSLVKRLQINEILPTDVVIRLADKTQKQAVGIVENVLLNVGKYFLPTDFVILDMEESHLHPIILGRPFLATARALIDVEKGELILRIHDEQLSFSVFELSLEKDEEDKEPSKGHHEILKEEASTEAQPAHPEIHWVDGQGQQQMPQVKEKLEEPKPPEVCEDINKSSSKKVATRSKKTTPGAKKKVPRGWRNKKIPTEDFSPGDKVISAYFTDIPPNLPTVPSQLPKVFTVNRVLSLEHVEIIDTTNGYKSTARGEDFKHYQPP